Sequence from the Sander lucioperca isolate FBNREF2018 chromosome 16, SLUC_FBN_1.2, whole genome shotgun sequence genome:
caATTTTATAGAATTTTTTAGACAAAAATTTCgcaaattacgcacaaacaaatttttgtaggtaactatgaaaacaccaactttgacatatctcaaccaaaataaatgctaccaACACGAAACTTTAGGTCCtagtttgccatgaccctctgggggTCCCCCACACATTTTAAGAAGATCGGCCATTAAGGGGCGCTGTAGCCAACGTAGACCATTTTCGGCCCTTctactcaatcaatgttaatgggatatttgcaacggcaacgtaccacagaccttgcggctcacacgtcgatatttactgacgtttgcctcctcACCGTTACGCTTTGGGTCCcactttcgcgcgctccccgggTCGTCGGGGGCTACTCACGACcctgtcataactgcttgcagttctagttatttattatttttcacaCAGTGTACATTGAAACAATTCTTCTGGAACATGTACCATTCCGGTTGCTGGAGTGCAGAGATCTTGGAACCATCTTCTGCATGAGTCAAATTGGGTCtacaaagataaaataaaataataaaaaaaaaaaattgagaaaagaagctttgtgcaaAGTATAGGGGAGTTAGCTGAGTTCACCAAAAGTGGTTTGACATGACTAGGTCAAAAGGTCAGGCAGCATAATAGATTTATAGCattgttttacattaaaaaatatttataaaatcaaaGGATgggttttttgaaaaaagaagctttgtgcaatgtgtaggggggttagctgagttcaccaaaagtggtttgacatgaataggtcaaaaggtcaagccgcataatagatttatagcattttttaatattaaaaaatattttaaaaatcaaaggatcgtttttaaaaataaataagctttgtgttatgtgtagggAAGTTAGTTGAGTTCATCAGaagtggtttgacatgaataggtcaaaaggtcaagccgcataatagatttatagcattgttttacattaaaaaatatcTATAAAATTAACAGATGgattttttgagaaaagaagctttgtgttatgtgtaggggggttagctgagttcatcagaagtattttgacatgaataggtcaaaatggcaagccgcataatagatttttcGAATGTGTCGAATATCCAatgtccaatataaaaccaactttaccacggtgcagataggtctggcaaagaGAGACTACCTGGCAATACTTGGAATACACGTAAACAAGAAAGCAGCAGGTTGGATTAGCCTGACTGGCTAGCtacttgtttgtctgtttgcattTGTGGTAATACTAGGCGTTCTGATTCATGTCCTGTGGCCTAGTCATAGTCATCAGTTGTGCCCTATGCTAAAATTCAGCTGGCATTTATAGCCTACATGTGACATCACTCATGTGAGATTTCAATCTGTGTGGAAAACTATGAGACATATCCACTTTGTATAATGTCACTGGCAGTCGTCCAGCGGTTCACAAAACCACAGTTATGTTATGTAACTTCCAATAAGTAGGCTATTTGAAAATGTAAGACGTGGAGCTGCTGTACAACCTATAACTGTAAATGTGACTCCAGATTTATACAGTAAACAACACTGTTTCACAAGGGGAGCTTCTTATCACTAAACCAGTCAGCTCTGTTTACCTCAGCCTCTAGTAGGACTTCGAACCCCTGATGAGAGGCTATGGTAACCAAAAAAGTAACGTGTTGCGTTAACTGATTTCAACATTGTTGTCTATCATCGAAGACTGGAACAATGTTTTTGATCGTTGTCGTCAGTTTTTCTTTAATTTCAGCCGTTGTTCAGACAGAGCCTGTCATGGACTCCTGGTATGTTGCTGCTGTGTATGAGCACAACTTAATCCTTAACCCTGAGCCTGATGTCCCCCTGTCCCGCCCTGAAGCCCTGCAGCACATGCAGAAAAACCTGGATATCTACGAGGAGCAGGCTGCCCAGGCTGCTCAGCAGGTATGGTATTCAGTATTAAGTACTTTGTCCTACATATCACAATTTTTCCACTAAAAACTTTCCACTGGAAAGCATTGGTCTATGTTCAGATGTCACTGCAGTTGTCACTTCATAACAAGAGACCACTATATTTAAGAAGTTTTCTGTTTGATCAGTGACATAAGTTACTAAAAAGCACAGTCAGGATAATACCGTATCAATAAAATGACCATTACTTAAACTTGTGATAGCAGGGTAGGTATGAGCATATAATACTGCCAACGAGTCAGTGTTCCCAAGTAAACTCAGTCATCAAGAATTCAAGGTTCTTTATTTATCATGTgtacaacaataacagaagcAGTCGTTGGCGAGGAAGGCCTCAGAAGGACTCATTTGCAGTAATATATGCTCGTAACTACCCTGCTATCACAAGTTTAAGGAATGgccattttattatatatatatatatatatatatatatatatatatatactgcaaATGAGTCCGTGTTCCCAAGTAAACTCAGTCATCAGGAAttcaataacaacaataacagaagcagtcattagtcatgtttccatcaacgtATTTGCATGCgcattttgaagtatcgcaTTAGAAAACGGCAAAATCAAAAAAACGTCCTCAAATTACGCTCacttgaggtggtttttgcctttttttagagttaatgcgcaaaatgggagatggaaacagctttgccgaataagttgtgatgtagcgaacatgtaactcacatgactatagtcccgGTATCCATCGGATGGGAGAAAGATCGGGATACGGGTCCCATCCAGTGCGCCGTACACTTGtgtacggagcccccctggtcccaccttgtaaaaaaaaattaattataactatctcgtggcctcaagatagtaactcgtggcctcaagatagtaactcgtggcctcaagatagtaactcaagatagtaactcgtggcctcaagatagtaactcgtggcctcaagatagtaactcgtggcctcaagatagtatctcgtggcctcaagatagtaactcgtggcctcaagataagtgtatataaaaggagaatgcacaatggagcagcttttctccccaaagcagagagtgcatcaagacatttaaaggaatataaataataatagaagttggtaaataaacaagtatatacatgtaaaaagtataaatataggctataaaatatgaagaagaattataaaggactatggatatgcagtctcacggcagttcgtgtaaatgtcacgctATTTTCtcagggaaaggacgccgggagacggctgggaaaCGGCCAAAAATGATGCTCTGTAAGCCGCActgcactctctgctttggggagaaaagctgctccattgtgcattctccttttatatacacttatcttgaggccatgagatacgtatctcgaggccacgagttactatcttgaggccacgagatacgtatctcgaggccacgagttactatcttgaggccacgagatacgtctctcgaggccacgagttactatcttgaggccacgagatacgtctctcgaggccacgagttactatcttgaggccacgagatactatcttgaggccacgagttactatctcgaggccacgagatactatcttgaggccacgagatagttataattaatttttttttacaaagtgggaccaggggggctccgtactTGTGGGACAAGGTGCGTAGTGGAGCTGTGGTGCGCCTGTGCCTCAGCCATGTCGGGTATATTGACAAAatggttcaacagcttgaatcgtATGGCCCTGCACACCGCGTATACACAGTGGTGAACGGTTGTCTTGCTGACACCAGATGTCTCTGAcacaaccctgtattctgcacaggtggccaacttgtacaatgctacctctctccatttagccaaaaaatgtagcttctaaactctttgatttaacaagccggtttgcaatctacaaccatTCATACCATCAAGCGTAGTCTAGTTTATTCActctaaaccagttgatggaaacgcttctaattcgcttttctttttttgcgacattttaaaagtttgcttaaaattcgcttgacaattagatggaaatATGACTACTGGCGATGAAGGCCTCAGGCACGAATGGATGTATTTCTCTGTATACTTACATAAAGAAGCTCAGTTATTGCCACACAGTTCATGACTGCAAAATAGTAATGAAGCTTGTCTCATCTCTACTCTGCCCTCATCTTCTCTTGGTCAGGGTGCCCAGATCCTGGTGTTTCCAGAAGATGGTCTTCATGGTTTTAACTTCAGCCGTTCTTCCATCTCCGGCTACCTAGAAACCATTCCTGACCCCCAGCAGGAGAGCTGGAATCCCTGCACAGAGCCTGGCAAATACAACAATACTGAGGTACACAATCATACGACTTGATGTTGTTATTGAACTACCATTCTGACAGGATACACTGACATAGAGACACCACTAGGCTGCCCAGAGCCTTCACTAATGAAGCATCAGTCTTTGAATATAAATCACATTTGAGTGTGGTTGTGTTTTACAGGTTCTCCAGCAGCTGAGCTGTATGGCCCGTCGTAACAACCTCTACCTGGTGGCCAACATGGCTGACCTGCAGCCCTGCCCCCTGAAGACtgacccctcctcctcctgtccctcTGATGGACGCTGGCAGTTCAACACCAACGTGGTTTTCAGGTGCAGTGTAGACCTTAAAATAGAAGCTGTTTAGCTAAAGTCCAGCAAGTTGACCAATAAATCATTTCCTAGTGTTCTGTTTACAAAACCTTCTTTCATACAGGTCAGATGGTCTGCTGGTGGCTCGCTACCATAAACACAACCTCTACTTTGAGCAGTCCTTTGACACGCCGCCGCAACCTGAGATCATAACGTTTGATACACCTTTTGCTGGAAGGTTTGGCCTCATGATCTGCTTTGACATCCTGTTCCACAAGCCCACAATTGCCCTCGTGGAGAAGGTAGAACACAGACACTTATTCCTGTGTTTGGTTTTCTGTTTTCCTAACATTGGCCTCTCCTTTTAGGGTGTGCGTCAGCTGATCTTCCCCACAGCCTGGATGAACCTGCTCCCCTTACTTGATTCAGTCCAGTTCCAGCAGGCATTCAGCTTAGGTGCCAATGTCACCCTACTAGCGGCCAACCTTCGTAAAGACCAATATAACATGAGAGGAAGTGGTATCTACACCCCTTTTTCTGCCACCTACCACCACGCCCAGAAAGGAGACCCAGAGGAGGGCAGGCTGCTGGTGGCCAGGGTGCCAGTCTTAGACCCACTGTGGGTGGGGCAGAGTGTAACCACAGAGGAGGGGTTAGTTAGGAGTGAGTCCACATCATCTACAGCTACAGACTCTGGAGTCTGTCACCAAGAGAGCTGTTCTGATTCTCCCCCTCCTGAAACTGCTTCATTAGTTCCTCCCTCCTCTGCCACCTTCATCTCATCCATAGATCACGACCCATTTACATTTGTCCTCTTAAACGAGACAGAGGGCAAAGTGAATGTGTGTAATGGCACCTTTTGCTGTCACCTGCAGTACCGGCGGTTACCACAGGGTGACAGTAAAGAGCTCTACGCATTGGGGGCATTTGCTGGAACACACACTATGGATGGGCGCTATGCCCTGCAGGTATGAAtgagaatatttttttatattttaaaactgctTAATGAGACTCTTATCACATTTATCATATCTCTGTGGCAGGTGTGTGCACTAGTCCGCTGTGCAGGGTTGGATGCCAGTTCCTGTGGACAGGAAGTGGAAGAGGCTGAGTCTAAAATGGACTTCCTGTTGGAGGGGAAGTTTGGGAGCAGATATGTGTACCCATCAGTTTTGGCTAGCAAGATGGTCCTGGAGCAGCCAGAACATCTGGAAACAGCTGCAGATGGCAGAGTGACCATGAAACACTCAAACATGACTGGTGGCCTGGTCACTGCCTGTCTGTACGGACGAATGTATCACCTGGACAATGAATGAACTGCTTTGAAATAGATAGGTTTGTCAGgagaagatttttttaaatacatttaaaaagctgtTCTGGAGCCATATTAAAATGAGCTAGCCTGCCTCTTAACATTATAAAGCCCCGACTTTCAAGAATTTGTCTTCTTTCATACACAAActgcaattaatcaaaaacaAATCTCTTTATTCGTTCATTACTTAATCCGTACAAACATTGAACCAGTAGCGTACATCCTCTGCCTGAAAGTAGCTTGTTCCTTAAAAGGCAATATttattaatcacacacacacacacacacacacacacacacacacacacacacacacacacacacacacacacacacacacacacacacacacacacacacacccttcccCCTGTCTCCAGCAGTACACAGACATTGAGTAGTTACAGCATTGTAAGTTCAAAGTTGAGCCGCTCATTCGGGTCATCAATCAAGTGACTGGACCAGTCATACAGTAAATGGATCTTACATCCACCTGTTGTCCTAAACAGCTCCCAATGATTCAGTCCACTTGGAATAAATTCATAGGATTCAATAATGACTTCCTCTCCAAGGAATTTAAAAGTGGTTCAATAACAATGACACAGCATTACCAATGTGCGTGAGTGACAGCCATCAGTGTCTGCCTTCAAAGCTCGAAGAACTCTGAATAAAAACTCAAAAGTACAGTCGGGAAAGCGATAATCAATCTCCTGGTCCCATGTGATTGTCcctgtgttttttctttagACAATCGTGCCAAAAAAAAGCAGTCCTCTTTTCTCCAGTAGATACTCTTCTAGTAATAGTTGAAGGAAAAATTGTGAAAAGTCTTAAAACCACTTCAGAAAGTATCAGcaaaaaacaagagaaaaataacattgctttaaatttaaaaagacaCTGGCCATGTTACTGACCATACAGTGATGATGTCTGACAGAAATGTAGTGTGTATTCACcttattctatatttttagTATGTTAATTTTACACCCCATGGGTATGCACCATAAGGAAACAAACATGATTTACAACAAGGGTTATTTTAAGATTTAAAGAAGCGTGCCTAAAAATAATCTGCACACTGGTTCTATTTTCTCCCTCTTTTAGTTCCTTGTCAGTGATCTATTAAGGCTCCTGAGTGGCTGGCTAGCCTGCCAGTATTGTGGGGCTCTGTTCAATAGCAGGTATGTTCTCAGTACGTCTCTGAATCTGAGTCATTCAGTTCATCATCCCCAGTGATGCAGGACAGCGGGCGGTCCGGTCTGCAGTAGGAGGCGTGGTCAGGCctcagagagggaggggtgtCAAAGGCCACACCTTTGGAGACATGATTTTTGGTCGGGTGGTGGTTGATCACTGTCTGAGTAAGAGAATGTGCAGGCAAAGCGGCTATGGTGACCATAGGGGAGGTGGGCATCATGGAGTTGAGGATGAGTGCCAGACAGTCTGCCACATCACGGTTGGGAGCACAGGCCAGAGCTGGAGTGTAACCTACGTATAAGAGAAGAGTGACAGAGTAAAACAAAAAGTTCACATTAGACTCTAGAAGTATGTGTGAATAGTGAGGTGTACACTACAGCAGTAAGATGAAAGCCGACCGTTCTCGTCCACTGCCAACACACTGGCTCCTTTCCCCAGCAGCTCCTGGACCACCACTGTTAATCCCTTCCTGGCTGCTACATGCAGGGGCCTGAAAGAAGGTGGAGGGAGATGTTAAAGTTTATTAGTACATTACCCCACCGCACAGCTGAGTGCCTGCACCCTGGGAATACTACATACGTCTGGAGAGAAGTATTGGTACAGTTGATGAGGTTCTTGTCACTGAGCTTCTCCAGAATCAACAAGGCACCCGTCTCATGACCCTGAGAGGAACAGAGAGCAACAAAGTGATTAACAGGGGAAATTGAAAATAAGTATAATTATAGATGTCTTGCACAATATGAAAAAGCCCTTTGACTCATTCAT
This genomic interval carries:
- the LOC116066871 gene encoding biotinidase-like isoform X1, translated to MFLIVVVSFSLISAVVQTEPVMDSWYVAAVYEHNLILNPEPDVPLSRPEALQHMQKNLDIYEEQAAQAAQQGAQILVFPEDGLHGFNFSRSSISGYLETIPDPQQESWNPCTEPGKYNNTEVLQQLSCMARRNNLYLVANMADLQPCPLKTDPSSSCPSDGRWQFNTNVVFRSDGLLVARYHKHNLYFEQSFDTPPQPEIITFDTPFAGRFGLMICFDILFHKPTIALVEKGVRQLIFPTAWMNLLPLLDSVQFQQAFSLGANVTLLAANLRKDQYNMRGSGIYTPFSATYHHAQKGDPEEGRLLVARVPVLDPLWVGQSVTTEEGLVRSESTSSTATDSGVCHQESCSDSPPPETASLVPPSSATFISSIDHDPFTFVLLNETEGKVNVCNGTFCCHLQYRRLPQGDSKELYALGAFAGTHTMDGRYALQVCALVRCAGLDASSCGQEVEEAESKMDFLLEGKFGSRYVYPSVLASKMVLEQPEHLETAADGRVTMKHSNMTGGLVTACLYGRMYHLDNE
- the LOC116066871 gene encoding biotinidase-like isoform X2, which gives rise to MFLIVVVSFSLISALVQTEPVMDSWYVAAVYEHNLILNPEPDVPLSRLDALQHMQKNLDIYEEQAARAAQQGAQILVFPEDGLHGFNFSRSSISSYLETIPDPQQESWNPCTEPGKYNNTEVLQQLSCMARRNNLYLVANMADLQPCPLKTDPSSSCPSDGRWLFNTNVVFRSDGLLVARYHKHNLYFEQSFDTPPQPEIITFDTPFAGRFGLMICFDILFHKPTIALVEKGVRQLIFPTAWMNLLPLLDSVQFQQAFSLGANVTLLAANLRKDQYNMRGSGIYTPFSATYHHAQKGDPEEGRLLVARVPVLDPLWVGQSVTTEEGLVRSESTSSTATDSGVCHQESCSDSPPPETASLVPPSSATFISSIDHDPFTFVLLNETEGKVNVCNGTFCCHLQYRRLPQGDSKELYALGAFAGTHTMDGRYALQVCALVRCAGLDASSCGQEVEEAESKMDFLLEGKFGSRYVYPSVLASKMVLEQPEHLETAADGRVTMKHSNMTGGLVTACLYGRMYHLDNE